Proteins co-encoded in one Alcanivorax sp. genomic window:
- a CDS encoding Hsp20/alpha crystallin family protein, giving the protein MDMHKMTPWNWLSDESNRERPLPQRQPRHPLLRWEREFDNWFEQMLGDMAWTTPAPRAQPTAPFRPNLDILERDDHYLITAELAGVEKQDLEITLDNDRLQINGHKQEVQETDRDGYHYSERRFGHFQRILSLPADADGEEMNAVFHNGVLSLTIPRHAQHGHGRRKIEIH; this is encoded by the coding sequence ATGGATATGCACAAAATGACACCCTGGAACTGGTTGAGTGACGAAAGCAATCGGGAACGCCCCCTGCCCCAGCGCCAACCCCGTCACCCGCTGCTTCGCTGGGAGCGAGAATTTGATAACTGGTTTGAGCAGATGCTGGGCGATATGGCCTGGACAACGCCTGCGCCACGGGCCCAGCCCACCGCCCCGTTTCGCCCCAATCTGGATATTCTGGAGCGGGACGACCACTACCTGATTACCGCTGAATTGGCCGGGGTGGAAAAACAGGATCTGGAAATCACGCTGGATAACGACCGGCTGCAGATCAACGGCCACAAGCAGGAAGTACAGGAAACGGATCGTGACGGTTACCACTACAGCGAGCGCCGCTTTGGGCACTTTCAGAGAATACTGTCACTCCCCGCGGACGCCGACGGCGAAGAGATGAATGCGGTGTTTCACAACGGTGTGCTGTCCCTGACCATTCCCCGCCATGCACAACATGGCCATGGCCGGAGGAAGATCGAGATTCATTGA
- a CDS encoding DUF1643 domain-containing protein, with the protein MTKNTDILRRSANFSRCRQYRYALWRQWGDGEDFMLLIGLNPSTADHRQDDPTIRRCMGFARDWGYSGLCVANLFAWRATYPRDLFAAPEPVGPKNDQWLRKLARQADLVVAAWGNLGHHMNRAHHVAHTLHDLHAIRVNASGDPAHPLYLPKHLTPQPWAGYQRA; encoded by the coding sequence ATGACCAAGAACACCGATATTTTGCGACGCAGCGCCAACTTTTCCCGCTGCCGGCAATACCGCTATGCCCTCTGGCGCCAGTGGGGCGACGGTGAGGATTTCATGTTGCTGATCGGCCTGAATCCCTCCACCGCCGACCACCGTCAGGATGACCCCACCATTCGCCGCTGCATGGGCTTTGCCCGCGACTGGGGATACTCCGGCCTGTGTGTGGCGAACCTGTTCGCCTGGCGCGCCACCTATCCCAGGGATCTGTTTGCCGCTCCCGAACCGGTGGGGCCAAAAAATGATCAATGGTTACGAAAGCTGGCACGACAGGCCGATCTGGTGGTGGCGGCCTGGGGGAACCTGGGGCACCACATGAACCGTGCCCATCATGTCGCCCACACCCTGCATGATCTGCATGCCATCCGGGTCAATGCCTCCGGCGATCCCGCCCACCCGCTTTATCTCCCCAAACACCTGACACCGCAGCCGTGGGCAGGGTACCAACGGGCCTGA
- a CDS encoding DUF3429 domain-containing protein gives MSEPRADNIRRTRRLTLISLAPMFVLAGLAWSATWRDTALMGLVGYAAISLTFAGAIHWGRVLGQFGQSNQFPTQLFGVFAAFIGWAGLMLPLELSLPMLSAGLMFLWGTEQMLFNDELPRWYGQLRTQLTAGAVIAMLIGWAAAMMPMF, from the coding sequence GTGTCCGAACCTCGTGCTGACAATATCCGCCGTACCCGCAGGCTGACGCTGATCAGTCTGGCGCCCATGTTTGTCCTGGCGGGGCTGGCCTGGTCGGCCACGTGGCGCGATACCGCCCTGATGGGACTGGTCGGTTACGCGGCCATCTCCCTCACCTTCGCAGGTGCCATACATTGGGGGCGGGTTTTGGGCCAGTTCGGGCAATCCAATCAGTTTCCCACCCAGCTTTTTGGTGTGTTCGCAGCTTTTATCGGCTGGGCAGGATTGATGCTGCCCCTGGAACTGTCCCTGCCCATGCTCTCCGCCGGCCTCATGTTTCTGTGGGGCACGGAACAAATGCTGTTCAATGACGAGCTGCCTCGCTGGTACGGCCAGTTGCGTACCCAGCTCACTGCCGGTGCGGTGATCGCCATGCTGATCGGCTGGGCCGCCGCCATGATGCCCATGTTCTAG
- a CDS encoding nitroreductase, with protein sequence MEFKDAMAQRHSVRAFSDTPVSDELLTELLTTASSAPSWSNTQPYQIAVAKGAVLEDLRKTLPPMFDQLVTLARGSKFQQLKAKLTNDGVPDGDFRPVTNYPKDLQPRRNATGQKLYELLGIERGDKLGRHQQMRENFSFFNAPVALFIFVHEGLDVYSPLDAGIFLQSLMLAATDAGLATCAQGALAIWRSPLEKHFHIPGHYKLLCGLSLGYEADETINTFSPGRAPLEELLIKEK encoded by the coding sequence ATGGAATTCAAGGACGCGATGGCCCAGCGCCACAGTGTGCGTGCGTTTTCAGACACGCCGGTGAGCGACGAGTTGCTTACCGAACTACTTACCACTGCCTCGTCGGCGCCTAGCTGGTCGAATACCCAGCCCTATCAAATTGCGGTGGCGAAAGGGGCGGTGCTGGAAGATTTGCGCAAGACCCTGCCGCCCATGTTTGACCAGCTGGTAACGTTGGCACGGGGCTCTAAATTCCAGCAGCTCAAGGCAAAGCTCACCAATGACGGTGTTCCGGATGGGGATTTTCGCCCGGTCACCAACTACCCGAAAGATTTGCAACCGCGCCGAAACGCCACTGGCCAGAAGTTGTATGAGTTGCTGGGAATCGAGCGAGGCGACAAGCTTGGCCGTCATCAACAGATGCGTGAAAACTTCAGTTTCTTCAACGCGCCGGTAGCCTTGTTCATCTTTGTCCATGAGGGCCTGGATGTGTACAGCCCACTGGATGCGGGCATCTTTCTGCAGAGTTTGATGCTGGCGGCTACCGATGCGGGGCTGGCCACCTGTGCACAGGGGGCGCTGGCTATCTGGCGTTCGCCGCTGGAGAAGCACTTTCACATCCCCGGCCATTACAAGCTGCTGTGCGGTCTGTCCCTGGGCTACGAAGCCGACGAGACCATCAACACCTTCAGCCCCGGCCGCGCACCGCTGGAAGAGCTGTTGATCAAGGAGAAGTAG
- a CDS encoding fatty acid cis/trans isomerase: protein MRLVQKLFTVMAVSLTVSTSAMAATPSYQKDIRPIFDQKCLACHGCYDAPCQLKLENVDGLDRGASKKPVYDGARKNDAEPTRLGVDALTTSAWRDKGFYSVVDSAWGMRGSLLYRMLELGHSHDFASNEKLPDHIQLGISRQNVCPNPEQFDDYADDYPKEGMPLAVTGLTDEEFSTLEQWMHDGAPREPETLTLSATEKEQIQAWEAMLNAEGKRETLVARWIYEHLFLAHLYFGEEDGDAPDHFFELVRSSTPPGEPIVPVATVRPNDAPPSSFWYRLSPIKGTLVHKTHITFSLNPEKLARTRKQFFAGDWQVETLPGYDYEDRANPFLTFEPIPARARYQFMLDNAEYFVRTFIRGPVCRGQVATDVIRDQFWAVFQDPEQDLYITNETYRNTVSPLLGLPGQDSDLLDLGPEWIKYSDKRNNYLKARQKAYAQHEPRGPGWESLWDGDGHNPNALLTIFRNHDNASVRKGLLGDYPLTTWVMDYPLFERTYYNLVVNFNVFGAVSHQAQTRLYFDLIRNGAEQNTLRYFPAELRKPVLNHWYQDGGKLRLKLSYASIDTSHPTGIAFQTSTPVNEFNANLVKRFSNLNARPDPLNRCDSEECHREQVAQWKQQSDITLSKLASRRAGNFKAIYYLPEVTMIRVESPAGEQEIYTLFRNRAHSNVAFMFNEDMRYQPELDTLTLYPGVLSSYPNFMFNVSQGALNDFIEQLNAVEDEEDFTHLVSQYGVRRTHPQFWDFFHAMTRYMEVNEPTQAAVLDMNRYKNL, encoded by the coding sequence ATGCGTCTGGTACAGAAACTGTTTACTGTCATGGCAGTGTCATTGACGGTGTCCACATCAGCAATGGCAGCCACACCCAGCTACCAGAAAGACATCCGCCCGATCTTCGACCAGAAGTGCCTGGCCTGCCACGGCTGTTATGACGCCCCCTGCCAGCTGAAGCTGGAGAACGTGGATGGACTGGACCGTGGTGCCAGCAAAAAGCCCGTCTACGATGGCGCCCGAAAAAATGATGCTGAACCCACCCGCCTTGGCGTTGATGCCTTGACCACCTCGGCCTGGCGCGACAAGGGGTTTTATTCTGTGGTGGACAGTGCCTGGGGCATGCGTGGCTCCCTGCTTTACCGAATGCTGGAGCTGGGACACAGTCACGACTTTGCCAGCAACGAGAAACTTCCCGACCACATTCAACTGGGTATCAGCCGACAAAATGTCTGCCCCAACCCGGAACAATTCGATGACTACGCGGATGATTACCCCAAGGAAGGCATGCCCCTGGCAGTGACCGGCCTCACCGACGAGGAATTCTCCACCCTGGAGCAGTGGATGCACGACGGTGCCCCCCGCGAGCCCGAAACGCTGACCCTGTCTGCGACGGAGAAGGAACAGATCCAGGCCTGGGAGGCGATGCTCAATGCGGAAGGCAAGCGCGAAACCCTGGTTGCTCGCTGGATCTACGAACACCTGTTCCTGGCCCATCTCTACTTTGGTGAGGAAGACGGCGACGCGCCGGACCACTTCTTCGAACTGGTACGCTCCAGCACCCCTCCCGGCGAACCCATTGTGCCAGTGGCCACCGTGCGCCCCAATGACGCACCGCCCAGCTCATTCTGGTATCGGCTGTCACCGATCAAGGGCACCCTGGTGCACAAGACTCATATCACCTTTTCTCTCAACCCGGAAAAACTGGCTCGCACCCGCAAGCAGTTCTTCGCTGGCGACTGGCAGGTAGAAACCCTGCCCGGCTATGACTATGAAGATCGTGCCAACCCTTTCCTGACGTTCGAACCGATTCCCGCCCGGGCCCGCTATCAATTCATGCTGGATAATGCGGAGTATTTCGTGCGCACCTTTATCCGCGGCCCGGTATGCCGTGGCCAGGTTGCCACCGACGTGATTCGCGACCAGTTCTGGGCAGTATTCCAGGATCCGGAGCAGGATCTGTACATCACCAACGAAACCTACCGCAACACGGTGAGCCCGCTGCTTGGCCTGCCCGGCCAGGATTCCGATCTGCTGGATCTGGGCCCGGAATGGATCAAGTACAGCGACAAGCGCAACAATTACCTGAAAGCGCGCCAGAAGGCCTACGCACAGCATGAACCTCGTGGACCAGGCTGGGAAAGCCTGTGGGATGGCGATGGCCACAACCCCAACGCCCTGCTGACCATCTTCCGTAATCACGACAACGCCTCTGTGCGCAAAGGGCTGCTGGGGGATTACCCCCTGACCACCTGGGTCATGGATTACCCCTTGTTTGAACGCACCTATTACAACCTGGTGGTGAATTTCAACGTGTTCGGCGCGGTGTCCCACCAGGCCCAGACCCGACTCTACTTTGATCTGATCCGCAACGGTGCCGAGCAGAACACCCTGCGCTATTTCCCCGCAGAGCTGCGCAAGCCCGTGCTCAATCACTGGTATCAGGATGGCGGGAAACTGCGTCTGAAGCTCAGCTACGCCAGCATTGATACCAGCCACCCCACCGGGATTGCCTTCCAGACCAGCACCCCGGTGAATGAATTCAATGCCAATCTGGTCAAACGCTTCAGCAACCTGAATGCCCGCCCTGACCCGTTGAACCGCTGCGACAGCGAGGAGTGTCACCGCGAGCAAGTGGCGCAATGGAAACAACAGTCGGACATCACCCTGAGCAAGCTGGCTTCCCGGCGCGCGGGTAATTTCAAGGCCATTTATTACCTGCCCGAAGTCACCATGATTCGTGTGGAAAGCCCCGCTGGCGAACAGGAAATCTATACCCTGTTCCGCAACCGGGCCCACAGCAATGTGGCGTTCATGTTCAACGAGGATATGCGCTACCAGCCGGAACTGGACACGCTGACACTCTATCCCGGGGTGCTTAGCAGCTACCCCAACTTCATGTTCAATGTGTCGCAGGGTGCCCTCAACGATTTCATCGAGCAGCTCAATGCGGTGGAAGATGAAGAGGACTTTACCCACTTGGTATCGCAATACGGTGTCCGCCGCACCCACCCGCAGTTCTGGGATTTCTTCCATGCCATGACCCGCTACATGGAAGTCAACGAACCCACCCAGGCCGCAGTGCTGGACATGAATCGCTATAAGAATCTGTGA